A window of Pusillimonas sp. DMV24BSW_D genomic DNA:
CGCATAGGCTGACCATCGATATGCACGGTACAGGCACCGCATTGCGCCATGCCGCAACCAAATTTCGTGCCGGTCAGGTCGAACTGCTCGCGCAGGACCCACAACAAAGGGGTATCTTCGGCAACGTCGGCTGAAACCGACTTGCCATTCAAATTGAAGTTCACCATGAATGTTTTCTCCGTTGCTTTATGTTTATTTTTATGCGTGTTGATATTGATGCGACCCGTATCACTGTAAAACCGATGATTGTAAAAATCATAAATATACGGAATCCTGACATTACCGATTTATTCAACTTTTCGCAAGCGGGAATCATCCGGATGAACCGATAATCCCGTAAACTGTTTCGCGTGTCGCAAACTACTGATACAAGGACATAGATGATGGCCATTACCATTGCAGACTATCTTGCCCAAACACTCACCAATGCAGGAGTTAGCCGGATATGGGGCGTGACAGGCGACAGCCTGAATGGCTTTTCCGACAGCATGCGCAAACTGGGCACGTTGCAATGGATGCACACCCGACACGAAGAGGTGGCCGCGTTCGCAGCCGGTGCTGAAGCTGCGGAAACAGGGCAACTGGCGGTATGCGCCGGCAGTTGCGGGCCGGGTAACTTGCACCTGATTAACGGTTTATACGATTGCCATCGCAATCGTGTGCCCGTTCTTGCCATTGCGGCTCATATCCCCTCAACGGAAATCGGCCTGGGATATTTCCAGGAAACCCACCCTCAAGAATTGTTCAAGGAATGCAGCCATTATGTCGAGCTGGTGAATGACCCGGCGCAATTCCCCCGCATACTGGAACGGGCCATGCAAGCGGCCATACGCCGACGCGGCGTTGCCGTGATCGTGCTACCGGGTGATGTTGCGCTAAAACCTGCACCCAGCCAAGCCAAACCGATTAATGCCGCCAGGCCGGCCACCGTAGTGCCCGCTGCAGGTGATATCAACCAGCTTGCCCAACTGCTTAACGACTCCGAGGCCGTCACACTGCTGTGCGGCAGTGGATGCGAAGGCGCGCACGATGAAGTTGTGGCACTGGCCGATGCCCTTGGCGCACCCGTCGTACATGCACTGCGAGGCAAACAATTCATTGAGTACGATAACCCCAACAGTGTCGGCATGACGGGGCTCATTGGCATTAGTTCTGGTTATCACGCCATGGAACAATGCGATACGCTCGTCATGCTGGGTACCGACTTTCCTTACCGGCACTTTTATCCTTCGCGGGCACGCGTTGCGCAAATTGACATCAACCCGGAGGCTCTGGGCAAGCGTGTTCCAGTAGAACTTGGTATCAACGCCGATGTTCGCGCCTCTTTAACAGCGCTGCTGCCAAACATTAAACGAAAAGAAAATCATACATTTCTAAACAAAGCACTCAAGCATTATCAAGCGGCGCAAAAAGAGCTGAACGAGTACGCCCGACCGGCCGCCGATAACGCCGCCATTCATCCTCAGTACCTCACTCACCTGATCAGCGAACGCGCGGCCGACGATGCCGTGTTCACGGTCGATGTCGGTACCCCTACCCTATGGGCCGCACGTTATCTGAAAATGAATGGCCGCCGACGGCTGCATGGCTCTTTCAACCACGGCTCAATGGCCAATGCCCTGCCCCAGGCACTGGGTGCGCAAGCCGCCAACCCGGGGAAACAGGTTATTTCCCTTTCCGGTGACGGCGGTTTGTCGATGCTGCTGGGCGACTTACTTTCTGCACGACAACTGAACTTGCCGGTGAAAATTGTGGTTTTCAACAACAGCTCGCTCGGTTTTGTTGCAATGGAAATGAAAGCGGCCGGCTATGTTGATACAGGCACCGACTTCATCGATACGAATTACGCGGATATTGCCAAAGCAGCCGGCCTTGACGCAATGCGTGTTACCGAATCGTCGGCCTTACCCGACACAATTGACCGTTTTCTGGCATTACCCGGGCCGGCGCTTCTGGATGTAGTCATCGATAAGCGCGAACTTGCGATGCCACCCAAAATTACGCTGGAACAGGCTAAAGGTTTCAGTTTGTATATGTTGCGTGCTGTGTTAAGCGGAAAAGGCAACGAAGTGGTGGAAATTGCCAAAACCAACCTGCGCTAGGCCGGCTTGAGCCGACCGTGGAAAAGCCAACTTGGTTAAACCGATTTTACAACCAGCATTAAAGACAAAATCACCAGAAACCCAATAAGAACGCGACGAAAAGCGATTTCGCTTAAAAACCGGCGAATCGCTTTTCCGAACCGCAACCCAACAAACATGGGCAGCAATGCCAACGCAGACAACGCCACCTCGTTGAATCCAAAACGCCCATACCACAGCATGGCAATATACGTGGGCAAGGAGCCGAGTAAGTAAATAATACTAATCGACGCGATAAACTCCTCGCGTTTAAGACGAAGGGCCATTAAGTAAGTAATAATAATCGGGCCGGTAAGCGTCGACACGCCCCCCATAATACCGGCAATCGCCCCAACCACCGGCCCCATCCAGCGCTCCTGTTCCGGCCCGATTTCGCGTGGACGCACAAACATCAAACCCACTGCGCTTAGTACCGCAACGGCAACAACCACATTGAAAAACGCAACGGAAAAGCCGGCGGTGAGTTTTACGGTGGCAACCGTGAACAACAACTGCACCCCGACGACA
This region includes:
- the poxB gene encoding ubiquinone-dependent pyruvate dehydrogenase, with translation MAITIADYLAQTLTNAGVSRIWGVTGDSLNGFSDSMRKLGTLQWMHTRHEEVAAFAAGAEAAETGQLAVCAGSCGPGNLHLINGLYDCHRNRVPVLAIAAHIPSTEIGLGYFQETHPQELFKECSHYVELVNDPAQFPRILERAMQAAIRRRGVAVIVLPGDVALKPAPSQAKPINAARPATVVPAAGDINQLAQLLNDSEAVTLLCGSGCEGAHDEVVALADALGAPVVHALRGKQFIEYDNPNSVGMTGLIGISSGYHAMEQCDTLVMLGTDFPYRHFYPSRARVAQIDINPEALGKRVPVELGINADVRASLTALLPNIKRKENHTFLNKALKHYQAAQKELNEYARPAADNAAIHPQYLTHLISERAADDAVFTVDVGTPTLWAARYLKMNGRRRLHGSFNHGSMANALPQALGAQAANPGKQVISLSGDGGLSMLLGDLLSARQLNLPVKIVVFNNSSLGFVAMEMKAAGYVDTGTDFIDTNYADIAKAAGLDAMRVTESSALPDTIDRFLALPGPALLDVVIDKRELAMPPKITLEQAKGFSLYMLRAVLSGKGNEVVEIAKTNLR
- a CDS encoding sulfite exporter TauE/SafE family protein → MLLTELDWSWLVWIGVGAIFVVGGIVKGTMGVGLPTVVLPMLSLVVPGTQAMGLLVMPVLSSNFWQAIEGGNWRYSLRRFGRVVGVQLLFTVATVKLTAGFSVAFFNVVVAVAVLSAVGLMFVRPREIGPEQERWMGPVVGAIAGIMGGVSTLTGPIIITYLMALRLKREEFIASISIIYLLGSLPTYIAMLWYGRFGFNEVALSALALLPMFVGLRFGKAIRRFLSEIAFRRVLIGFLVILSLMLVVKSV